The sequence TTCGAGGCAGCCGCGAGGAGGACTCGAGCGCGGGGGCCGGGCGGGCGGGCGGCCGGCAGCGGCCGGACCAGCGCGGACGGGCCCGCGGATGCCCGGTGCGTGCCGCGGGTCCGGCACGCACCGGGCCGGCCGGTGCCGACGACGCCGGCCGCCATGGCACCGGCCGCCGTGGCACCGGCCGCCGTGGCACCGGCCGCCGCGGTCGGCGCGCCACGGCCCGCGCCTGGGCGCACGAGCCCGCAGGTGCCCGCCCGTGGAGAGCGAGACGACGCGCACCGCGGCGGCGGCCGGTTCCCACGGCGCCGAACGTCCTGCGCGCCGGCCGCCGCGGTCAGGACGCCGCAGGGCCAGCCCTGCCCGGTGCACCCAGCGCCCCGTCCACCAGCGCGCCGGCCGCACCCGTATAACCAGCCGGATCAAGCAAGCCGCCGCGGTCAGGACCCCGCAGGGCCAGCCCTGCCCGGTGCACCCAGCGCCCGGTCCACCAGCGCGCCGGCCGCACCCGTGTAACCGGCCGGGTCGAGCAGGGCGGCCGCCTCCTCGCGGCTCAGCACCCCGGCCAGCTGCGGGAGGCCGGCCAGGACGTCGGCCAGCGGCAGGCCGGTGCGGGAGGCGAGCACCGAGGCCTGGGTGAGCAGTTCCTTGGCGGCCGTCTTGCCCAGGCGCGGCGCCAGGACGGCCGAGATGCGCTCGGAGACGAGCTGCCCGCCGGTCGCCGCAAGGTTGGCGCGCATCCGCTGCGGGTGGACGGTGAGCCCCCGGGCGAGTTCGACGGCCGTGTGCGCGGCGCCGCCGGTCAGCCGCAGGGCCTCGCGCAGCGGCTGCCACTCCGCGTGCCACATCCCGGCCGAGCGCTCGTCCTCGGTGGGCAGACACTGCATCAGTACGGTGGCCAGGGCGGGTACTTGCAGGCCGGCTGAGCGGATCAGGGTCGCGAGCACGGGGTTGCGCTTGTGCGGCATCGCCGACGAGGCCCCCCGTCCGGCGACCTGGGGCTCGGCCACTTCACCGACCTCGGTACGGGTGAGCACCAGCACATCGGCGGCGATCTTGCCCAGGGCCCCGGCCGTGTGCGCGAGTGCGGCCCCCAGGTCGGCGACGGGGGTGCGCAGGGCGTGCCAGGGCAGGACGGGGGCGGCCAGGCCCGTCTCGTCGGCGAAGGCGGCGCCCAGGTCGTCGAGCACGGCCGCGGGGTCCGCGCCCGGTCCTGCGTACTGCAGATAGCCGGCCAGGGTTCCGGCCGCGCCGCCGAGCGCCACCGGAAGCCCGCCGTGGGCGATGCGTTCGAGGCGCTCGACGGCGTCCAGGACCAGCCGGTGCCACCCGGCCGCCTTGAGGCCGAAGGTGGTGGGCACGGCGTGCAGGGCCAGGGTGCGGCCCGCCATCACGGTGTCCCGGTGCGCGGCCGCGAGGCCGGCCAGCGCGGCGGCCACGGTCCGCAGATCCGCGACGATCAGACGCAGCGCACGCGCGGCCACCAGCATCGCGCCGGTGTCGAAGACGTCCTGGCTGGTCGAGCCGCGGTGCACATACTCGGCGGCCTGCGGGGACCGCTCGGCGACCACCGCGGTCAGCGCCTTGACCAGGCCCACGACCGGGTTCGCGGTCTCCCGCGCGGCCAGCGCCAGTTCGCGTACGTCCAGCAGCTCGGCGCGGGCGGCGGCCGTGATGACCCGGGCCGCGTGGGCGGGCACCGTGCCGCAGCGGGCCTGGGCGCGGGCCAGGGCCGCCTCCGCGTCGAGCATCGCCTGCAGCCAGGCGCTGTCGCCCACGGCCGCCTCGACGGGGGTGCCCGCCCTCACCGGTGAGAGCAGCCCGGCGTCCAGGTGGGCGGACAGGGTTG comes from Streptomyces sp. DG2A-72 and encodes:
- the pcaB gene encoding 3-carboxy-cis,cis-muconate cycloisomerase, with protein sequence MSVVHASGQATTLSAHLDAGLLSPVRAGTPVEAAVGDSAWLQAMLDAEAALARAQARCGTVPAHAARVITAAARAELLDVRELALAARETANPVVGLVKALTAVVAERSPQAAEYVHRGSTSQDVFDTGAMLVAARALRLIVADLRTVAAALAGLAAAHRDTVMAGRTLALHAVPTTFGLKAAGWHRLVLDAVERLERIAHGGLPVALGGAAGTLAGYLQYAGPGADPAAVLDDLGAAFADETGLAAPVLPWHALRTPVADLGAALAHTAGALGKIAADVLVLTRTEVGEVAEPQVAGRGASSAMPHKRNPVLATLIRSAGLQVPALATVLMQCLPTEDERSAGMWHAEWQPLREALRLTGGAAHTAVELARGLTVHPQRMRANLAATGGQLVSERISAVLAPRLGKTAAKELLTQASVLASRTGLPLADVLAGLPQLAGVLSREEAAALLDPAGYTGAAGALVDRALGAPGRAGPAGS